A stretch of Streptomyces vietnamensis DNA encodes these proteins:
- a CDS encoding efflux RND transporter permease subunit, whose amino-acid sequence MTEERSTLMRWIVRSSLRFRYLVVAAAAVMMVVGITSLPQQRVDVFPEFAPPRVEIQTTCLGLSTADVESLVTVPLEQSLNGLDKLDDLRSESVAQLSSIQLIFHEGTDIFKARQEVQERVAQVSPSLPTWAAPPVIMPPVAATSRVMKIGMSSQDHSDKALMNMSMTAYWEVRARLLRVPGVANVSIFGERLKMMTVQVDPLKMQAHKVSLDDVMEATGESVDSGLLKFTTGSVIGHGGWIETAKQRLGIRHVLPVVTPVDLAQVPVHSADSRTVRLGDVALVKEAPQPLGGDAVVGSDPGLLLIVEKLPWGDTPEITKNVEKAIESLEPGLPGVTFDTTIFQQQDFIHTAIDNLTQALVLGFLLVVVVLAAFLYEWRVALISLLTIPLSLMAAVLVLHWRGDTINTMALAGLVIALGAVVDDAIIDVENILRRLREHRRSGGDTSVAKVILNASLEVRSPIVYATIIIVVATVPVFLLQGVAGSFFRTLAVSYTFAIIASMVVALTVTPALCLIMLRKAKVERRQSPLLRWLQTGYTAGLRRIIKRPVHAYLVSGVLVLVAALLVPQLSQSLLPSFKERDFLVHFITTPGTSVQEEERMVSQVSREIRAIPGVRNVFGAHIGQAFLGDEIAGVNFGEGWIGIDHKADYDKTLKQIKETVARYAGMEQDVQTYLNERVDEVLTGSKYPIVVRLYGQDQKVLRQKGLELQEKITKISGTADVHADLQVEVPQIQVTVDVGKAAKYELKPGDVRRAASTLVAGEEVGDIFRDGRAYDTVVWSTPETRNSLAAIGQLPIDTPSGTTVRLADVARVAVEPQPNLIARENGSRHLDVNASVSGRDLSAVVSDVEQAIASTDFPRGYHTELLGEHAERQAAQRVLFYSAIFAALAIFVLLQISFRSWRLALLSFLTLPMALVGGVFAVWIAGGNITLGSLVGFFTVLGIAARNGILLINHCQHLEEHEGMEFGPALVLRGARERLSPILMTSLATGLAVLPLVFLGNRPGHEIEYPLAVVIVGGLVTSTLLNLLVVPSLYLRFAKGFRRHRPQHEAVATH is encoded by the coding sequence ATGACCGAGGAACGCAGCACTCTGATGCGCTGGATCGTCCGCTCCAGCCTGCGCTTCCGCTACCTCGTGGTCGCCGCGGCCGCGGTGATGATGGTCGTCGGCATCACGTCACTGCCCCAGCAGCGGGTGGACGTCTTCCCCGAGTTCGCGCCGCCGCGGGTCGAGATCCAGACGACCTGCCTCGGCCTGTCCACGGCCGACGTGGAGTCCCTGGTCACCGTTCCCCTCGAACAGTCCCTCAACGGGCTCGACAAACTCGACGACCTGCGCTCCGAGTCCGTCGCGCAGCTCTCGTCGATCCAGCTGATCTTCCACGAGGGAACCGACATCTTCAAGGCACGGCAGGAGGTCCAGGAACGGGTGGCGCAGGTGTCTCCCAGCCTGCCGACCTGGGCGGCCCCTCCGGTGATCATGCCGCCCGTCGCGGCGACCAGCCGTGTCATGAAGATCGGGATGTCGTCGCAGGACCACTCCGACAAAGCCCTGATGAACATGTCCATGACGGCGTACTGGGAGGTCAGGGCCCGTCTGCTGCGGGTGCCCGGCGTCGCCAACGTGAGCATCTTCGGCGAGCGGCTGAAGATGATGACCGTACAGGTGGACCCGCTCAAGATGCAGGCCCACAAGGTCAGTCTCGACGACGTCATGGAGGCCACCGGCGAGTCGGTCGACTCCGGTCTGCTCAAGTTCACCACCGGTTCGGTCATCGGTCACGGCGGCTGGATCGAGACCGCCAAGCAGCGCCTCGGCATCCGGCACGTCCTGCCGGTCGTGACGCCCGTCGACCTCGCCCAGGTGCCGGTGCACTCGGCGGACAGCCGCACGGTCCGGCTCGGTGACGTGGCCCTGGTGAAGGAGGCCCCCCAGCCGCTCGGCGGCGACGCCGTCGTCGGCAGCGACCCCGGCCTGCTGCTGATCGTCGAGAAGCTGCCCTGGGGCGACACCCCGGAGATCACCAAGAACGTCGAGAAGGCCATCGAATCCCTCGAACCCGGCCTGCCCGGCGTCACGTTCGACACGACCATCTTCCAGCAGCAGGACTTCATCCACACCGCGATCGACAATCTGACCCAGGCCCTGGTGCTCGGCTTCCTGCTGGTCGTCGTGGTCCTCGCGGCCTTCCTCTACGAGTGGCGCGTCGCGCTGATCAGCCTGCTGACGATCCCGCTGTCCCTCATGGCGGCCGTCCTCGTGCTCCACTGGCGCGGGGACACCATCAACACGATGGCCCTCGCCGGACTCGTGATCGCCCTGGGCGCCGTCGTGGACGACGCGATCATCGACGTCGAGAACATCCTCAGACGCCTGCGCGAGCACCGGAGATCCGGCGGTGACACGTCGGTGGCGAAGGTCATCCTGAACGCCTCCCTGGAGGTCCGGAGCCCGATCGTCTACGCGACGATCATCATCGTCGTGGCCACGGTGCCGGTGTTCCTGCTCCAGGGAGTGGCGGGCTCGTTCTTCCGGACGCTCGCCGTCTCGTACACGTTCGCCATCATCGCCTCGATGGTCGTGGCCCTGACGGTGACCCCCGCCCTGTGCCTGATCATGCTGCGCAAAGCCAAGGTCGAACGCCGGCAGTCGCCGCTGCTGCGCTGGCTGCAGACCGGCTACACGGCCGGGCTCCGGCGCATCATCAAGCGGCCGGTGCACGCCTACCTGGTGTCCGGCGTGCTCGTTCTCGTCGCGGCCCTCCTGGTGCCCCAGCTCAGCCAGTCCCTGCTGCCCTCCTTCAAGGAGCGGGACTTCCTGGTGCACTTCATCACCACGCCCGGCACGTCCGTACAGGAAGAGGAGCGCATGGTCTCCCAGGTGAGCCGGGAGATACGGGCCATCCCCGGAGTGCGCAACGTCTTCGGGGCCCACATCGGGCAGGCGTTCCTGGGCGACGAGATCGCCGGGGTCAACTTCGGCGAGGGCTGGATCGGCATCGATCACAAGGCCGACTACGACAAGACCCTCAAGCAGATCAAGGAGACCGTGGCGCGCTACGCCGGCATGGAACAGGACGTCCAGACGTACCTCAACGAGCGCGTCGACGAGGTGCTCACCGGCTCCAAGTACCCGATCGTCGTCCGCCTCTACGGCCAGGACCAGAAGGTGCTGCGCCAGAAGGGCCTGGAACTCCAGGAGAAGATCACCAAGATCTCCGGCACCGCCGACGTCCACGCCGACCTGCAGGTCGAGGTCCCGCAGATCCAGGTGACGGTCGACGTCGGCAAGGCGGCGAAGTACGAACTGAAGCCCGGTGACGTGCGCCGCGCCGCGTCCACCCTCGTGGCCGGCGAGGAGGTCGGGGACATCTTCCGCGACGGCAGGGCCTACGACACGGTGGTGTGGAGCACCCCCGAGACCCGCAACAGCCTGGCCGCCATCGGCCAGCTCCCGATCGACACCCCCTCCGGCACCACGGTACGGCTCGCCGACGTCGCCCGGGTGGCCGTCGAGCCCCAGCCGAATCTGATCGCGCGCGAGAACGGTTCGCGGCACCTCGACGTGAACGCCTCCGTCTCCGGACGCGACCTCAGCGCCGTCGTCTCGGACGTCGAACAGGCGATCGCCTCCACGGACTTCCCCCGCGGCTACCACACGGAGCTGCTCGGGGAGCACGCGGAACGACAGGCCGCCCAGCGGGTCCTGTTCTACAGCGCGATCTTCGCGGCCCTGGCGATCTTCGTACTGCTCCAGATCTCCTTCCGTAGCTGGCGGCTGGCGCTGCTGTCCTTCCTCACCCTGCCCATGGCCCTGGTCGGCGGTGTCTTCGCGGTCTGGATCGCCGGCGGGAACATCACGCTGGGTTCCCTGGTCGGCTTCTTCACGGTGCTCGGCATCGCCGCACGCAACGGCATCCTGCTGATCAACCACTGCCAGCACCTGGAGGAGCACGAGGGCATGGAGTTCGGGCCCGCCCTGGTGCTGCGCGGTGCGCGGGAACGGCTGTCCCCCATCCTGATGACCTCGCTGGCGACCGGACTCGCGGTGCTGCCCCTGGTCTTCCTCGGCAACCGGCCGGGCCACGAGATCGAGTACCCGCTCGCCGTGGTCATCGTCGGCGGTCTGGTTACGTCCACCCTGCTGAATTTGCTCGTCGTGCCGTCCTTGTACCTGCGTTTCGCCAAGGGCTTCAGACGCCACCGGCCGCAGCATGAGGCGGTCGCCACGCACTGA
- a CDS encoding efflux RND transporter permease subunit, whose protein sequence is MAAAVMALGFIQLPRAASADVFPEFGPTQVQIQTEAPGLSAAEVEQLITVPMEQDLLNGVAWLDEITSESAPGLSSVDLVFEPGTNEQKARQAVQERLIQVAGLPQVGKQPVMIQPLSSTSRAMMIGLSSKDVSRIDMSVLARWNIKPRLMGIPGVANVVIWGEQDRQLQVQVDPEQLRSRGVSLDQVVRTTGNALWVSPLTFVEASTPGTGGFIDTPSQRLAIQHVLPITKAQDLASVALEDTAAKRLRIGDVATVVEGHQPLIGDVLLSNGPGIMLVIEKFPDANTREVTHAVEEALTELQPGLSGITIDTHVYRPASFVDTALDNVGLWALVAVPAVSVLLGLYFLSWRVALISLVSITMAEIAALWVLYLRGSTFNMMVLAGLAIALGAVIDDIVIGFDRIRNQFRREDRKSDERRSVADVVVDATAAVRRPAFFATLILLLAVVPIVFLSGVGGAFARPLALSYVLAVVASTVVALTLTPVLTAMLLAHTRLGHRRNPVLDRLHRGFDRIGPKTLLRPGRALVAAAVLAGAGFAVWPQLDGASPIPAPHQRALLIQVEAAPGTSLPEMDRLGRAAVDDLRALPGVESVGAHVGRARESDQVVNVNSGEFWVNLRSSADYDATVAAIGRTMNDQAGLDSEVLTYPQARLNAIRAENGDEAPVVVRVYGNDLGVLRQQAEQVSKALAQVPGVVRPQVPDVVEEPTLEVKVDLAAARNHGIKPGDVRRTAATYFSGLPVGSLYEEQKVFDVVVWGSPSTRSAPQNVRNLLIDTPNGDHVRLGEVATVRVTPYPTVIEHDATSRSLDVVADVNGRDLDSVLKDVRNRVQAMPMPYEYHAEVQSDVAHQQSKDLRVAGLVVAALLGTFLLLQAVFGSWRAATLVLIALPLAGVGGVLTAFAVDGVMSIGALGGFLLVVGIAVRNLVLLVRGYQEAEPREDGTVDPQRIVDATRDRVGPVLLTALATAIAVLPAVFLGTVEGMEVLHPLAVVVLGGLVTSTLVTLFIVPALYIRFYPAPGGVRRRPAGPEPAPATAGQAPSPAAPGASAPDDGRTERREAPHNRPGRRHTRRRWVAGLSAAGLLIAGGASLSACSGSNDSSASAVEHSEQPPAEIEKVPEGKIPHLTLAEDTVQRIHITTEPLRQAPLDGTGPPRTLIPLKAVVYDQEGKTFAFTNPKPFVYIRTPVQLGQFGEKYAVVKSGIAAGTHVVTVGAAELLGIEYETDGEHE, encoded by the coding sequence GTGGCAGCGGCCGTGATGGCCCTGGGATTCATACAGCTCCCACGGGCGGCGTCGGCAGACGTCTTCCCGGAGTTCGGCCCGACGCAGGTGCAGATCCAGACCGAGGCACCGGGCCTGTCGGCGGCCGAGGTCGAGCAGCTCATCACCGTCCCGATGGAGCAGGACCTGCTGAACGGCGTGGCGTGGCTCGACGAGATCACGTCCGAGTCGGCCCCCGGACTGTCCTCTGTCGACCTGGTCTTCGAGCCGGGCACGAACGAGCAGAAGGCCCGGCAGGCCGTCCAGGAACGTCTGATCCAGGTCGCCGGTCTGCCCCAGGTGGGCAAGCAGCCGGTCATGATCCAGCCGCTCTCCTCGACGAGCCGGGCGATGATGATCGGGCTGTCCTCGAAGGACGTCTCCCGCATCGACATGTCCGTCCTCGCGCGGTGGAACATCAAGCCGCGTCTGATGGGCATTCCCGGCGTGGCGAACGTGGTCATCTGGGGTGAGCAGGACCGGCAGCTGCAGGTCCAGGTCGACCCGGAGCAGCTGCGCAGCCGGGGCGTCTCGCTTGACCAGGTGGTCCGCACGACGGGCAACGCGCTGTGGGTGTCGCCGCTGACCTTCGTGGAGGCCTCGACGCCGGGCACCGGCGGGTTCATCGACACTCCCAGCCAGCGACTGGCGATCCAGCACGTGCTGCCCATCACCAAGGCCCAGGACCTGGCGTCCGTGGCCCTGGAGGACACCGCCGCCAAGCGGCTGCGCATCGGTGACGTGGCCACCGTGGTGGAGGGCCACCAGCCCCTCATCGGCGATGTGCTGCTGAGCAACGGCCCCGGGATCATGCTGGTGATCGAGAAGTTCCCCGACGCCAACACCCGTGAGGTCACCCACGCCGTCGAAGAGGCGCTGACGGAACTCCAGCCCGGACTGTCCGGCATCACCATCGACACCCATGTGTACCGGCCGGCGTCCTTCGTCGACACCGCGCTCGACAACGTGGGCCTGTGGGCGCTCGTCGCCGTGCCCGCCGTCTCGGTGCTGCTCGGCCTGTACTTCCTGTCCTGGCGCGTCGCCCTGATCAGCCTCGTCTCGATCACGATGGCGGAGATCGCCGCCCTGTGGGTGCTCTATCTGCGCGGCTCGACCTTCAACATGATGGTCCTGGCCGGGCTCGCCATCGCCCTCGGCGCCGTCATCGACGACATCGTGATCGGATTCGACCGCATCCGGAACCAGTTCCGGCGAGAGGATCGGAAATCCGACGAACGCCGATCGGTGGCCGACGTCGTGGTCGACGCCACGGCGGCGGTGCGCAGGCCCGCCTTCTTCGCGACGCTGATCCTTCTCCTCGCCGTGGTGCCCATCGTCTTCCTGAGCGGGGTGGGCGGAGCGTTCGCCCGGCCGCTGGCCCTGTCCTACGTACTCGCGGTGGTCGCCTCCACCGTCGTCGCCCTGACCCTCACGCCCGTCCTCACCGCCATGCTGCTCGCGCACACCAGGCTCGGGCACCGCCGCAACCCGGTGCTCGACCGGCTCCACCGCGGCTTCGACCGGATCGGCCCGAAGACCCTGCTCCGGCCGGGCCGGGCGCTGGTCGCGGCCGCGGTGCTGGCCGGCGCGGGCTTCGCGGTGTGGCCGCAGCTCGACGGCGCGTCCCCCATCCCGGCCCCGCACCAGCGTGCGCTGCTGATCCAGGTGGAGGCGGCGCCCGGTACGTCGCTGCCGGAGATGGACCGCCTCGGCCGGGCGGCCGTCGACGACCTGCGCGCCCTGCCGGGCGTCGAGAGCGTGGGAGCCCACGTGGGCCGCGCCAGGGAGTCCGACCAGGTCGTCAACGTCAACTCCGGCGAGTTCTGGGTCAACCTCAGGAGCTCGGCCGACTACGACGCGACCGTCGCCGCGATCGGCCGCACCATGAACGACCAGGCCGGTCTCGACAGCGAAGTGCTGACGTATCCGCAGGCACGGCTGAACGCGATCCGGGCCGAGAACGGTGACGAGGCGCCGGTCGTCGTCCGCGTCTACGGCAACGACCTGGGTGTGCTGCGGCAGCAGGCCGAGCAGGTGAGCAAGGCCCTCGCGCAGGTGCCCGGAGTCGTCCGGCCGCAGGTCCCGGACGTGGTCGAGGAGCCGACCCTCGAGGTCAAGGTCGACCTCGCGGCGGCCCGGAACCACGGGATCAAGCCGGGTGACGTCCGCCGCACGGCCGCCACCTACTTCTCGGGCCTGCCGGTGGGCAGCCTCTACGAGGAGCAGAAGGTCTTCGACGTCGTGGTGTGGGGTTCGCCCTCGACGCGCTCCGCTCCGCAGAACGTCCGGAACCTTCTGATCGACACGCCGAACGGCGACCACGTGCGCCTCGGCGAAGTCGCCACCGTCCGTGTCACTCCGTACCCGACCGTCATCGAGCACGACGCCACCTCGCGCAGCCTCGACGTCGTCGCCGACGTCAACGGGCGTGATCTGGACTCCGTGCTCAAGGACGTCAGGAACCGCGTCCAGGCCATGCCGATGCCGTACGAGTACCACGCCGAGGTGCAGAGCGACGTCGCGCACCAGCAGAGCAAGGATCTGCGCGTCGCGGGGCTCGTGGTCGCCGCGCTGCTCGGCACCTTCCTCCTCCTGCAGGCGGTCTTCGGCAGCTGGCGTGCGGCGACGCTCGTCCTGATCGCCCTGCCGCTGGCCGGCGTGGGCGGCGTGCTGACCGCGTTCGCCGTCGACGGCGTGATGTCGATCGGCGCGCTCGGCGGCTTCCTGCTCGTGGTGGGCATCGCCGTACGCAACCTGGTGCTGCTCGTCCGCGGCTACCAGGAGGCCGAGCCGCGCGAGGACGGGACCGTCGACCCGCAGCGCATCGTCGACGCCACGCGCGACCGGGTCGGCCCGGTCCTGCTGACCGCGCTGGCCACGGCGATCGCGGTGCTGCCCGCGGTGTTCCTCGGAACCGTCGAGGGCATGGAGGTGCTGCACCCGCTGGCCGTCGTCGTGCTCGGCGGACTGGTCACCTCGACCCTCGTCACGCTGTTCATCGTGCCCGCCCTCTACATCCGCTTCTACCCCGCCCCCGGCGGAGTGAGGCGGCGTCCCGCCGGCCCGGAACCGGCTCCGGCGACGGCCGGCCAGGCCCCGTCCCCGGCAGCCCCGGGCGCATCGGCTCCGGACGATGGCAGGACGGAACGGCGAGAAGCGCCTCACAACAGGCCCGGCCGGCGTCACACCAGGCGCCGGTGGGTCGCCGGCCTGTCGGCCGCGGGGCTGCTGATCGCCGGTGGAGCGAGCCTGTCGGCGTGCTCCGGCTCGAACGACTCCTCGGCCTCGGCCGTCGAACACTCCGAACAGCCGCCCGCGGAGATCGAGAAGGTCCCGGAAGGAAAGATCCCCCACCTGACCCTGGCCGAGGACACGGTCCAGCGGATCCACATCACGACGGAGCCGCTGCGGCAGGCGCCGCTGGACGGCACGGGACCGCCGCGGACGCTCATCCCGCTGAAGGCCGTCGTCTACGACCAGGAAGGCAAGACCTTCGCCTTCACCAACCCGAAGCCCTTCGTGTACATCCGGACCCCCGTCCAGCTGGGGCAGTTCGGTGAGAAGTACGCGGTCGTGAAGTCCGGCATCGCGGCGGGCACCCACGTGGTGACGGTCGGAGCCGCCGAACTGCTCGGCATCGAGTACGAGACGGACGGCGAGCACGAATGA
- a CDS encoding SpoIIE family protein phosphatase translates to MTEPGAGEQQVGTPFSPGVMATVVLDQRGDVIGWDAAAQELYGYLADDVLGKPARRFFVPVDGRPLLDPDVPVESWGEKRALRKRGGGVVEVVLYVLRLGPGEARPATAAWGILSVAAERMERWVTDQAMLAGLSTQSPISLTVIGSDGRVKWVNPAMEDRFGLYRDDWFGARVRDILPEGEIISPDLRGRSFESVIDQVYRTGEPVIDLHFRSPLPGDPVHRYVWSCSYFRLQDAAGHHLGVGESAFEITERYEAQRRLELLSRSSSIGTTLDGIRTCEEFVAVAVPDLTDAAWVDLAEPVLTGEEPGPWGVSKPLRRVTHRGTTGHEGVPTEDLSPGDRQLVLPLVAGEMRLGVVTLLRTATRGPFNDADRALATELVAHTAVCIDNGRRYAQEHATALLFQRNLLPQELPEHTAVETAHHYVPSKGPTGVGGDWYDVIPLSGARVGLVVGDVVGHGLHAAVTMGRLRTTVRALAALDLAPDELLSRVDDLVGQARIGIDPEETNGMDPAVGARCLYLVYDAVHGRCAVASAGHLPPVLVAPGGPAAPLDIPVGLPLGVGGMPFESAEFEIAERSLLALFTDGLVTGAQHDPDAGVAELCRTLAESSGLRPAGIRGRIVASGLPADARDDAALLLVRVHALAEDDMASWRIDPDPAKVAEARAATNAQLEHWGLDAVGFAVELIVSELVTNAIRYGAPPVDLRLLRDKDRTLICEVSDGRETSPHLRRARPDEEGGRGLFLVAQLADQWGTRYTREGKTIWAEVPIGTDAGGLDAFGDVLGV, encoded by the coding sequence ATGACAGAGCCCGGGGCAGGAGAGCAGCAGGTCGGCACTCCGTTCAGCCCGGGGGTCATGGCCACTGTTGTGCTGGACCAACGGGGCGACGTCATCGGTTGGGACGCCGCGGCCCAGGAACTCTACGGGTATCTGGCGGACGATGTCCTCGGAAAGCCGGCCCGCAGGTTCTTCGTCCCCGTGGACGGACGCCCTCTCCTCGACCCGGACGTCCCCGTCGAGTCCTGGGGCGAGAAACGGGCCTTGCGTAAACGCGGTGGGGGCGTCGTCGAGGTGGTGCTGTATGTCCTGCGGCTGGGGCCCGGCGAGGCTCGACCGGCGACTGCGGCCTGGGGCATCCTGTCCGTCGCGGCCGAGCGGATGGAGCGTTGGGTGACCGACCAGGCCATGCTGGCCGGTCTGTCCACTCAGTCGCCGATCTCGCTGACCGTGATCGGCTCGGACGGTCGCGTGAAGTGGGTCAACCCCGCGATGGAAGACCGGTTCGGCCTTTATCGCGATGACTGGTTCGGCGCACGGGTGCGGGACATCCTCCCCGAGGGCGAGATTATCTCCCCGGATCTCCGAGGCCGGTCGTTCGAATCGGTGATCGATCAGGTCTATCGCACCGGCGAACCCGTCATCGACCTCCACTTCCGAAGCCCCCTGCCGGGTGACCCCGTCCATCGGTACGTCTGGTCCTGCTCCTACTTCCGCCTGCAGGACGCCGCCGGTCACCACCTGGGCGTAGGCGAATCGGCCTTCGAGATCACCGAGCGCTACGAGGCCCAACGACGCCTTGAGCTGCTGAGCCGCTCCAGCAGCATCGGAACGACACTGGACGGGATCCGGACGTGCGAGGAGTTCGTCGCCGTGGCCGTCCCCGATCTCACGGACGCGGCATGGGTCGACCTGGCGGAGCCCGTGCTCACCGGAGAGGAACCTGGTCCCTGGGGCGTCTCGAAACCGTTGAGGCGGGTCACCCACAGAGGTACCACGGGTCACGAAGGCGTACCGACGGAGGACCTTTCCCCCGGCGACAGGCAGCTGGTCCTTCCTCTGGTGGCCGGAGAGATGAGGCTCGGGGTTGTCACCCTTCTGCGCACCGCGACGAGGGGCCCCTTCAATGATGCCGACCGCGCCCTGGCCACCGAGCTGGTCGCCCACACGGCGGTGTGCATAGACAACGGACGGCGTTACGCCCAAGAGCATGCCACCGCCCTGCTGTTCCAGCGCAATCTGCTCCCGCAGGAGCTGCCGGAGCACACTGCCGTGGAGACCGCCCACCATTACGTCCCCAGCAAGGGGCCCACGGGGGTCGGCGGCGACTGGTACGACGTGATCCCGCTGTCCGGCGCCCGTGTCGGGCTCGTGGTGGGCGACGTGGTGGGCCATGGGCTGCATGCCGCGGTGACGATGGGGCGGTTGCGGACGACCGTGCGAGCCCTGGCCGCGCTCGACCTCGCACCGGACGAGCTCCTCAGCCGGGTCGACGACCTGGTCGGGCAGGCGCGCATCGGCATCGACCCCGAAGAGACGAACGGCATGGACCCGGCGGTGGGTGCGAGATGCCTGTACCTCGTGTACGACGCCGTCCACGGACGGTGTGCCGTGGCCAGCGCCGGTCATCTGCCCCCGGTCCTCGTCGCCCCAGGTGGCCCCGCCGCACCCCTGGACATCCCCGTCGGCCTGCCCCTGGGTGTCGGAGGCATGCCGTTCGAATCCGCGGAGTTCGAGATCGCCGAGCGCAGTCTGCTGGCCCTGTTCACGGACGGACTGGTGACGGGTGCCCAGCACGACCCCGATGCCGGAGTCGCCGAGCTGTGCCGGACCCTGGCCGAGTCCTCCGGTCTTCGCCCGGCCGGGATCCGGGGCCGGATCGTCGCGTCCGGGCTCCCGGCCGACGCGCGCGACGACGCCGCGCTCCTGCTGGTCCGGGTGCACGCCCTGGCCGAGGACGACATGGCCAGCTGGCGCATCGACCCGGACCCGGCGAAGGTGGCGGAGGCCCGCGCGGCCACGAATGCCCAGCTGGAGCACTGGGGCCTCGACGCCGTCGGCTTCGCCGTCGAGCTGATCGTCAGCGAGCTCGTCACCAACGCCATCCGGTACGGGGCTCCACCGGTGGACCTGCGGCTCCTGCGGGACAAGGACCGCACGCTGATCTGTGAGGTGTCGGACGGCCGCGAGACCTCGCCGCATCTGCGGCGGGCACGGCCGGACGAGGAGGGCGGCCGCGGACTGTTCCTGGTCGCCCAGCTCGCCGACCAGTGGGGGACGCGCTACACGCGCGAGGGAAAGACGATCTGGGCCGAGGTCCCGATCGGCACGGACGCCGGCGGCCTCGACGCCTTCGGCGACGTACTCGGCGTCTGA
- a CDS encoding IS630 family transposase — translation MNTFQRPDKRAVEQGPEAVRLWREETWPAIRARARAENGEVLFADQVGIRSDQVTGRTWGARGATPVVRRTGNRFSTNAMSAISTRGRMHFMVFTETFDAKAMCRFLARIVGHFDHKVHLIVDRHSAHRSKSVRTWLAGRKAQIELRFLPSCSPELNPDELVNADLKRSLPHTHRARNQTELAAETRRFFHRRQRQPHIVRGYFGGPHVRYVVDENPMSF, via the coding sequence ATCAATACCTTCCAGCGTCCGGACAAACGGGCGGTCGAGCAGGGCCCGGAAGCGGTCCGCCTCTGGCGCGAGGAGACCTGGCCGGCGATCCGGGCCAGGGCGAGGGCGGAGAACGGTGAAGTCCTCTTTGCTGACCAGGTCGGGATCCGCTCGGACCAGGTCACCGGCCGCACCTGGGGCGCCAGAGGCGCCACTCCGGTCGTCCGCCGCACCGGGAACCGGTTCTCCACGAACGCGATGTCCGCGATCAGCACCCGCGGCCGGATGCACTTCATGGTCTTCACCGAGACCTTCGACGCGAAGGCCATGTGCCGCTTCCTCGCCCGCATCGTCGGGCACTTCGACCACAAGGTTCACCTGATCGTCGACCGGCACTCGGCCCACCGCTCGAAGAGCGTCCGGACCTGGCTCGCCGGCCGCAAGGCCCAGATCGAGCTGCGCTTCCTGCCCTCGTGCTCACCCGAACTGAACCCGGACGAGCTGGTAAACGCCGACCTCAAACGCAGCCTGCCCCACACCCACCGGGCCAGGAACCAGACCGAACTCGCCGCCGAAACCCGCAGGTTCTTCCACAGGCGCCAGCGTCAGCCCCACATCGTCCGCGGCTACTTCGGCGGCCCCCACGTCCGCTACGTCGTGGATGAGAACCCCATGAGTTTCTGA
- a CDS encoding NADP-dependent oxidoreductase, protein MTTMKTARIHEFGDASVIHYDDVPRPRPDSGEVLIRVAASSFNPTEAALRAGLLQSFFPVDLPYALGWDVAGTVAEIGAGAEGFAVGDRVVGRLDGGGAAAEYVRAPAAVLTAAPKSIPLAHAAALPVAGLTAWQAVFEHGKTAPGQRVLVNGAGGGVGGFVTQLAKYAGAEVIATAGPRSTEAVLRQGADHVLDYTARPVSTALDGPVDILLNLVPLSPQDAAALVPLVRQGGRIVSIATPIEPPLDAGVSAMHMVARNDVADLRALVDLVDAGTVCIDISASRPLSNLADVHRLSQVGRTRGKVLIIP, encoded by the coding sequence ATGACGACGATGAAGACCGCACGCATCCACGAGTTCGGCGATGCCTCCGTGATCCACTACGACGACGTTCCGCGTCCGCGCCCCGACTCCGGCGAAGTGCTCATCCGTGTCGCCGCCAGCTCGTTCAATCCCACCGAGGCCGCGTTGCGTGCCGGACTGCTGCAGTCGTTCTTCCCCGTGGACTTGCCCTACGCGCTCGGCTGGGACGTCGCCGGCACCGTGGCCGAGATCGGCGCGGGGGCGGAGGGGTTCGCCGTGGGCGACCGTGTCGTCGGACGGCTCGACGGCGGCGGTGCGGCTGCCGAATACGTCCGGGCGCCCGCCGCCGTGCTGACCGCGGCACCGAAGTCCATCCCGCTCGCTCACGCCGCAGCGCTTCCTGTCGCCGGCCTGACGGCGTGGCAGGCGGTGTTCGAGCACGGAAAGACGGCCCCGGGCCAGCGGGTGCTGGTCAACGGCGCGGGTGGCGGCGTGGGGGGCTTCGTTACGCAGCTTGCCAAGTACGCGGGGGCCGAGGTGATCGCCACGGCCGGTCCCCGGAGTACCGAGGCGGTCCTGCGACAGGGGGCGGACCACGTCCTGGACTACACCGCTCGACCGGTGAGCACCGCGCTCGACGGCCCGGTGGACATCCTGCTCAACCTGGTGCCGCTGAGCCCGCAGGACGCCGCGGCTCTGGTGCCCCTGGTACGGCAGGGCGGACGAATCGTGTCGATCGCAACCCCGATCGAACCGCCTCTCGACGCCGGCGTGAGCGCGATGCACATGGTCGCCCGCAACGATGTGGCGGACCTGAGGGCGCTTGTGGACCTCGTCGACGCGGGCACAGTCTGCATCGACATCAGCGCATCGCGTCCTCTGTCCAACCTCGCCGACGTCCACCGTCTCAGCCAAGTGGGCCGGACCCGGGGCAAGGTCCTCATCATCCCGTGA